A region from the Anoplolepis gracilipes chromosome 2, ASM4749672v1, whole genome shotgun sequence genome encodes:
- the Pgap1 gene encoding GPI inositol-deacylase — MISMKSIMIYGSLVPCFSLIILLYILGVARYVTDFEENTCEMTYMFEYPQYVRISLNNNIEEKYPRFGLYAYGEGFVTEKLRRMHFSGIPVLFIPGNAGSHEQVRSIASVSLRKSRKTPFHFDFFTVSFNKDYSALYGGVLMEQTVYVSHCIKTILALYKNKMDNVVLIGHSMGGVIAKGALLLAPNMNASFASIIINLATPHTPALVLDNVFANYYEELEKHLYKLKDAGVKVISIGGGPRDILVTAAQTYDPTADINVLSTSVPAVWKSTDHLSILWCKQLVFVIVRALFDAVDHLKKPFKIASSPDLKMQALSYHFLQHSSGKKLYHYKEKVLFKDDSKWINIPSRQYVWSNKSESKKWSTIYLVVKLSQKSDFLTIDAVNLENKDWLFMCIESKKQDKKGICEWGWNLTNNTRILIDPLYRPRKTVDLDLKEMNHLGITHVVVRITPEDLDKFVTVSFDSYFHDSRVESTKTKFFHPKYLFGFYGSSPIETVKGNIRYYVTLSNIIDVVTIEMKSTDCTNHYAVVELLEPWNVGSTQSRFFMNKDDGPKTIKMQTLYGRRNETASLRLTLDPECSYTINIQPGGIIDKISCRIRDRWPLLYITIISLLLLFLSIRIYSSDMRQTVVVTIILSFIFNVTYETCIALCIISISAIAVCCCVIFFGSVAHGIAARFFARAITISRTWSDWELYELPVITTIFVLSLVPTTCGALAMVVSVFLYFLKLTRMYEDYLEEILIAWLQHFNWFKRFKSITKENNRSTSQEIYNHLILFLLWIFAAIPAIPSVLVWAKNFSYNIRLTSEDPVFLISWIILAACGTTNVMHIYPEDQGIRSLILSSVLRFVSWIILSMTAASRPFFYHWYMPPIAAALVMLIALNNAVPTNNLAF, encoded by the exons aGAATATCTTTGAACAACAATATAGAAGAGAAATATCCACGATTTGGGTTATATGCCTATGGAGAAGGTTTTGTAACAGAAAAATTGAGAAGGATGCATTTTTCTGGAATACCAGTTCTTTTTATACCAGGCAATGCTGGATCTCATGAGCAAG tacGCTCCATTGCCTCGGTAAGTTTAAGGAAAAGCAGAAAAACTCCCTTCCATTTTGACTTCTTTACTGTTTCATTCAACAAGGATTATTCTGCATTGTATGGag gTGTGCTTATGGAACAGACTGTATATGTCTCGCATTGTATAAAGACAATATTAgctttgtacaaaaataagatGGATAATGTTGTGCTGATCGGTCATTCTATG GGTGGCGTTATAGCAAAAGGAGCTCTTTTACTAGCACCAAATATGAACGCTTCATTtgcaagtataataataaacttggCCACACCGCACACTCCAGCCTTGGTTCTTGATAATGTCTTCGCCAATTATTATGAGGAATTGGAAAAACATTTGTACAAACTTAAGGATGCAGGAGTGAAGGTAATATCTATCGGAGGTGGACCACGCGACATACTCGTAACTGCCGCGCAAACTTACGATCCTACGGCAGATATAAATGTCCTTTCCACGAGTGTACCGGCTGTTTGGAAATCTACAGATCATTTGAGTATTTTATGGTGTAAACAACTGGTGTTCGTGATCGTGCGTGCACTATTTGATGCTGTAGATCATTTGAAAAAGCCGTTTAAAATTGCGTCGAGTCCTGATTTGAAGATGCAGGCCCTGTCTTATCATTTCTTACAA cATAGTTCGGGCAAGAAGCTGTATCATTATAAGGAAAAAGTACTGTTTAAAGACGATAGCAAATGGATAAACATTCCATCTCGGCAGTATGTATGGAGCAATAAGAGTGAATCTAAAAAATGGTCTACAATATATCTGGTGGTaaaactatctcaaaaatcCGATTTTCTAACCATTGATGCGGTAAACTTGGAAAACAAGGATTGGCTGTTCATGTGTATAGAATCTAAAAAGCAagataaaaaaggaatttG tgaaTGGGGCTGGAATTTGACGAATAATACGAGAATTTTAATCGATCCTTTATATCGGCCAAGAAAAACCGTTGATTTAGATCTGAAAGAAATGAATCATCTGGGTATTACGCATGTTGTTGTAAGAATAACTCCAGAAGATTTGGACAAATTTGTTACAGTCAGCTTCGATTCCTACTTTCACGACAGTCGAGTTGAATCTACGAAAACTAAATTCTTTCATCCTAAATATCTTTTCGGCTTCTACGGATCCAGCCCAATCGAAACCGTCAAGggaaatataagatattacgTGACACTTTCTAACATTATAGATGTAGTTACAATTGAAATGAAATCGACAGATTGTACCAACCATTATGCTGTTGTCGAATTGCTGGAACCATGGAATGTAGGATCGACCCAATCGAGATTTTTCATGAATaa GGACGACGGTCcaaaaacgataaaaatgcAAACTCTTTACGGGCGTCGCAACGAAACAGCAAGTTTAAGATTAACATTAGATCCAGAGTGCAGTTACACGATTAATATTCAACCCGGAGGAATTATTGATAAGATCTCTTGCAGAATACGAGATCGTTGGCCATTGCTTTACATAACGATTATCAGCTTACTTTTACTGTTCCTTTCTATAAGGATCTATAGCTCAGACATGCGACAAACTGTAGTTGTTACTATAATattgtcttttattttcaacgtTACTTATGAAACTTGCATTGCTTTATGCATCATCAGCATATCTGCCATTGCTGTATGCTGCTGTGTCATATTTTTTGGTTCTGTTGCACATGGAATAGCTGCCag ATTTTTCGCACGTGCGATAACTATCTCAAGAACGTGGTCAGATTGGGAACTGTACGAGCTACCAGTTATTACAACTATTTTCGTATTATCCCTAGTTCCAACAACATGTGGAGCTCTAGCTATGGTCGTTTCGGTATTTCTGTATTTCTTGAAACTAACAAGGATGTATGAAGATTATTTAGAGGAGATATTAATTGCCTGGCTGCAACATTTCAATTGGTTCAAACGTTTCAAGagtataacaaaagaaaacaatagaaGCACCagtcaagaaatatataatcatctcATCTTGTTCCTATTGTGGATTTTTGCTGCAATCCCAGCAATTCCATCTGTCTTAGTTTGGGCAAAAAATTTCag CTACAACATAAGACTCACGTCGGAAGACCCTGTATTTCTAATAAGCTGGATAATACTAGCTGCGTGTGGTACAACGAACGTTATGCATATCTATCCTGAGGATCAGGGAATTCGCTCGCTTATATTAAGCAGCGTATTACGTTTTGTGAGTTGGATCATTCTTTCGATGACGGCAGCTTCGCGTCCATTCTTTTACCACTGGTATATGCCACCTATCGCAGCCGCGTTAGTAATGCTCATTGCATTAAATAACGCAGTTCCTACAAACAATTTAGCTTTTTAA